The following are from one region of the Verrucomicrobiaceae bacterium genome:
- a CDS encoding iron-containing alcohol dehydrogenase, with translation MPMPRFEVATAQKVVFGPGTVRELGALVSEHGERVLLVTGSRPERHAVLPDAVRWPVSGEPTMLMIEDGAAMARKMNAEVVMAVGGGSVIDAGKAIAAMCTQPGSLSRYIEIVGEGKPLEAAPLPFIAVPTTAGTGAEVTRNAVLLSEEHGVKASLRHVWMLPRLALIDPELALSVPPDVTAASGMDALTQCLEAYVCSRAQPFTDALCADGIQRAMRALPRVFENGEDVEARCEMALCAMYSGMALANAGLGAVHGFAAPIGGMFHAPHGAVCAALLAPVWARNASRAVNGEKFAQVDAWLGGDAVEWLRGMTERLRIPGLARWGVTVAHFDEIAIKAAAASSMRGNPVRLEHAELVDLLREAL, from the coding sequence ATGCCGATGCCGCGTTTTGAAGTTGCTACTGCTCAGAAGGTCGTTTTTGGCCCTGGGACTGTCCGGGAGCTGGGGGCTTTGGTGTCGGAGCATGGTGAGCGTGTGCTGCTGGTGACGGGTAGCCGCCCAGAGCGGCATGCAGTGCTACCCGATGCGGTGAGATGGCCGGTTTCTGGAGAACCGACGATGCTCATGATCGAGGACGGTGCTGCTATGGCTCGCAAAATGAATGCCGAGGTCGTGATGGCGGTGGGAGGCGGGAGCGTGATCGATGCTGGAAAGGCGATCGCCGCGATGTGCACCCAACCGGGGAGTCTGAGCCGCTATATCGAGATCGTGGGCGAGGGTAAGCCGCTGGAAGCAGCTCCGCTACCATTCATCGCAGTGCCGACGACGGCGGGGACGGGCGCGGAGGTGACTCGGAATGCGGTGCTGCTGAGTGAGGAGCATGGGGTGAAGGCAAGCCTACGCCATGTGTGGATGCTGCCGCGTTTGGCGCTGATCGATCCAGAGCTCGCTCTGTCGGTGCCGCCAGATGTCACGGCGGCCAGTGGCATGGATGCGCTGACACAGTGCCTGGAGGCGTATGTTTGCTCGCGTGCGCAGCCATTTACGGATGCGCTGTGTGCGGATGGCATCCAGCGTGCGATGCGAGCTCTTCCGCGTGTGTTTGAAAATGGAGAGGATGTGGAGGCGCGGTGTGAGATGGCTCTTTGTGCAATGTATAGTGGCATGGCGCTGGCGAATGCGGGCCTGGGGGCGGTGCATGGCTTTGCCGCTCCGATTGGGGGCATGTTCCACGCACCACATGGGGCGGTGTGCGCAGCACTACTCGCTCCAGTGTGGGCACGGAATGCCAGCCGGGCGGTGAATGGGGAAAAATTCGCTCAAGTGGATGCGTGGCTGGGTGGGGATGCCGTGGAGTGGCTGCGCGGGATGACCGAGCGGCTGCGGATTCCCGGATTGGCACGCTGGGGAGTGACGGTGGCGCATTTTGATGAGATCGCCATCAAAGCGGCTGCGGCTAGCAGCATGCGAGGGAATCCAGTGAGGCTGGAGCATGCAGAGCTGGTGGATCTGCTGCGTGAGGCGCTGTGA
- a CDS encoding M56 family metallopeptidase encodes MQAIETAFVIQTALWSLLIWAAAFAVPASYPHIRRAVALTGLWGLWVIPWLPAAPQWAGLEKQGIPLPYPSEGTIGPLAAIWPEIWLAGTIWQLFRLGHEMMRNARIRLTEPLSLPWLPEHIRAYYSSQVEGPCMTGWWSPRVLLPLGARHWPERELRAALRHEIQHIRQHDGLHRLYTALLQALFWWNPALHALCRLYETESEVCCDLAALETRTHRKAYGEMLLAHASGSYSAHRLAVPFAQKSGLRSRIERLLGTPDDAAPRRMYPLRWIVVLALLLAATLLPATIHKPSVPGNPSEPTLHTEAQLRLRANPFPGQP; translated from the coding sequence ATGCAAGCCATTGAAACTGCGTTCGTGATCCAGACGGCGCTTTGGAGCCTCCTCATCTGGGCTGCGGCCTTTGCTGTGCCGGCTTCCTATCCACACATCCGGCGAGCTGTAGCCCTCACGGGTCTGTGGGGACTCTGGGTCATCCCCTGGCTACCCGCCGCGCCTCAGTGGGCGGGATTGGAGAAACAGGGCATTCCCCTGCCCTACCCGAGTGAGGGCACCATCGGGCCACTGGCAGCCATTTGGCCGGAAATCTGGCTCGCAGGCACCATTTGGCAGCTTTTTCGACTCGGACACGAAATGATGCGCAATGCCCGAATCCGCCTTACCGAGCCGCTTTCACTGCCGTGGCTGCCAGAGCACATCAGAGCCTATTATTCGTCTCAAGTCGAAGGCCCATGCATGACAGGCTGGTGGAGCCCCAGAGTCCTACTACCGCTAGGAGCACGCCACTGGCCTGAAAGGGAGCTGCGTGCCGCACTACGGCACGAGATCCAGCACATCCGCCAGCATGACGGCCTACACCGGCTCTACACCGCCCTCCTGCAGGCTCTATTCTGGTGGAATCCAGCCCTGCACGCCCTATGCCGACTCTACGAAACCGAGTCCGAGGTCTGCTGCGACCTAGCCGCCCTAGAAACCCGCACCCACCGCAAAGCCTATGGCGAAATGCTCCTCGCCCACGCGAGCGGCAGCTACTCTGCGCACCGACTCGCGGTGCCCTTTGCTCAAAAAAGCGGCCTACGCAGCCGCATCGAGCGCCTCCTCGGCACCCCAGATGATGCCGCACCCAGGAGGATGTACCCGCTACGCTGGATCGTTGTCCTAGCCCTACTCCTCGCCGCCACGCTTTTACCGGCGACCATCCATAAGCCAAGCGTCCCCGGCAACCCGTCAGAGCCCACCCTCCACACCGAGGCCCAGCTACGCCTCCGCGCAAACCCCTTCCCCGGCCAGCCCTGA
- a CDS encoding BlaI/MecI/CopY family transcriptional regulator yields the protein MARHDHLSKREHQAMDIVYRLGKATAEEIQDEMPAPPPSYSAVRALLSILAEKKLLKYTREGRRYVMRPAIAPERARDTALKKSCAPFRRITRKTRRLTPRLKRPQTAA from the coding sequence ATGGCACGTCACGATCACCTCTCCAAACGCGAACATCAGGCGATGGACATCGTCTATCGCCTGGGAAAGGCTACAGCAGAAGAAATCCAGGACGAGATGCCCGCACCGCCACCATCCTACTCTGCCGTGCGTGCCCTCCTGAGCATCCTCGCGGAGAAAAAACTGCTCAAATACACCCGTGAAGGCCGCCGCTATGTTATGAGGCCCGCCATCGCCCCAGAGCGAGCACGGGATACCGCGCTGAAAAAATCCTGCGCACCTTTTCGACGGATCACCCGGAAAACTCGTCGCCTCACTCCTCGACTCAAAAGACCGCAAACTGCCGCCTGA
- a CDS encoding dynamin family protein: protein MIGEEYFELRGSIGTELVALGAAVREAGGGAEEVAIVENLITSLKEPFVFVVVGEVNVGKSTFLNALFGQDFSRTGVMPTTDKILFFRHGPEHAVVPLSPTLDEVRAPAEFLRDFHIVDTPGTNSIADEHQQITERFVPVADLVIFVFSAMNPWGASAWQFLEKVHRDWMRNVVFVLQQADLRSAEELAVITDYMGELCRGRFGREFPIFPVSGKKACLARSGEALNKDELLEQSGFIKLETHLSALVRAQPARQRKLAGTLHLGRQILEGLRHGAAARLHLAQRRSVLLGELLDEREMQVDRTLKKLLPALDATERDYHESVLRVAGLSQDLLATRRAFARPLPPEAEEERQQSLDRRLLQELYQRTGDRWRQTSLILDEDTRQYERYMMIQAGDVLPKEAISPTPSTTEMAPDGESELRRRFTTRIDSALRRFVLGLRLDEDIEPGLLRARETARWLPRLAPVVILVVLLAGLLGDWQKALILLLAGLMLLGMLFIVTQMRLAAARNAILDKLEESSATLREMLATQLKEEVGHGFSRFKDLLTPLQADALQQEQSAALQAERLRHLAESFATLVTKVG, encoded by the coding sequence ATGATCGGCGAAGAGTATTTCGAACTGAGAGGCAGCATCGGCACGGAGCTGGTGGCGCTGGGGGCTGCGGTGCGGGAGGCGGGTGGCGGTGCGGAGGAGGTGGCGATCGTGGAAAACCTGATCACGAGCCTGAAGGAGCCCTTTGTCTTTGTGGTGGTGGGGGAGGTGAATGTGGGGAAATCGACCTTTCTGAATGCGCTCTTTGGCCAGGACTTCTCCCGGACAGGGGTGATGCCGACGACGGATAAGATCCTGTTTTTCCGCCATGGCCCGGAGCATGCAGTGGTGCCGCTGAGCCCCACGCTGGATGAGGTGCGGGCTCCGGCGGAGTTTTTGCGAGATTTCCACATCGTGGACACTCCAGGGACGAACTCGATCGCGGATGAGCACCAGCAGATCACGGAGCGCTTTGTGCCGGTGGCGGATCTGGTGATTTTCGTGTTTTCGGCGATGAATCCGTGGGGGGCGAGTGCGTGGCAGTTCCTGGAGAAAGTACACCGGGACTGGATGCGGAATGTGGTTTTCGTGCTGCAACAGGCAGATCTGCGGAGTGCGGAGGAGCTGGCGGTGATCACGGATTACATGGGGGAGCTGTGCCGGGGCCGGTTTGGCCGCGAATTCCCGATTTTCCCGGTGTCAGGGAAAAAAGCCTGCCTGGCCCGCAGTGGCGAGGCGCTGAATAAGGATGAGCTGCTGGAGCAGAGTGGCTTCATCAAGCTAGAGACGCATCTCTCTGCGCTGGTGCGTGCGCAGCCTGCGCGGCAGCGGAAGCTGGCAGGGACACTGCACCTGGGGCGGCAGATTTTAGAAGGCCTGCGCCACGGGGCTGCTGCACGGCTGCACCTCGCCCAGCGCCGGTCGGTGCTGCTGGGGGAGCTGCTGGATGAGCGTGAGATGCAGGTGGATCGTACGCTGAAGAAGCTCCTGCCCGCACTGGATGCGACGGAGCGTGACTACCATGAGAGCGTGCTGCGTGTGGCGGGCCTGAGCCAGGATCTACTGGCGACACGGCGTGCCTTTGCCCGGCCGCTGCCGCCAGAGGCAGAGGAGGAGCGGCAGCAAAGCCTAGACCGCCGCCTGCTGCAGGAACTGTATCAGCGCACGGGGGACCGCTGGCGGCAGACGAGTCTGATCCTGGATGAGGATACGCGGCAGTATGAGCGCTACATGATGATCCAGGCTGGCGATGTCCTGCCCAAGGAGGCGATCTCTCCGACACCTAGCACCACCGAGATGGCTCCAGATGGTGAGAGCGAGCTGCGCCGGCGTTTCACAACGCGGATCGACTCGGCCCTGCGGCGCTTTGTACTAGGGCTGCGGCTGGACGAGGACATCGAGCCTGGTCTGCTGCGGGCACGGGAGACAGCGCGATGGCTGCCGCGTCTGGCACCCGTGGTGATCCTCGTGGTCCTACTCGCGGGCCTGCTAGGAGACTGGCAAAAGGCGCTGATTCTGCTGCTAGCTGGCCTGATGCTGCTGGGGATGCTCTTTATCGTGACGCAGATGCGCCTGGCCGCTGCGCGGAATGCGATCCTGGATAAGCTGGAGGAATCCTCCGCGACGCTCCGCGAGATGCTGGCGACGCAGCTCAAAGAGGAGGTGGGGCACGGCTTTTCCCGCTTCAAGGACCTGCTGACACCGCTCCAGGCAGATGCGCTCCAGCAGGAGCAGTCTGCGGCGCTCCAAGCGGAGAGGCTGCGCCATCTGGCAGAGTCCTTTGCCACTCTGGTGACGAAAGTGGGCTGA
- a CDS encoding TIGR02597 family protein, producing the protein MKLQLPLSILSAALLAAPSVFGQATTKPVGFQTVTLKANAFNLVGVNFLKPALVVGVLDSLSATSITDADVNLSTALTGQTNLVVEITSGSGAGLWANVTSVATNQLTVDSDLTATVSGGASYQVFSLPTLADIFGASNSSGIKAGNAASADIIWLSTGNGSGTFDKYYYATATFPFTAGWKNVNTGNTNAANTPVYHHEAMLIQRREVTDLALTFSGAVKTSPTTIPIFTGYNYVERSFPALATLGNCGLSAFLTHGNAASADIVWLPNSSGAYDKYFYATATFPFTAGWKNVNTGNTDASSTALTTGFIIQRRGGNTNLKLTPDAAYSSL; encoded by the coding sequence ATGAAACTTCAACTCCCACTCTCCATCCTCAGCGCCGCCCTCCTCGCCGCCCCGAGCGTTTTCGGCCAGGCGACAACTAAACCGGTTGGATTTCAGACGGTGACTTTGAAAGCCAATGCTTTCAATCTTGTAGGGGTTAATTTCCTAAAACCCGCATTAGTAGTAGGCGTTTTGGATTCACTCTCGGCTACCTCAATTACCGATGCCGATGTCAATCTTTCCACCGCTTTGACGGGCCAGACCAACTTGGTCGTGGAAATCACAAGTGGCAGTGGTGCTGGGCTTTGGGCGAACGTGACATCAGTTGCTACCAATCAGCTTACTGTGGACAGCGATCTTACCGCCACTGTTTCTGGTGGCGCTTCCTATCAGGTATTTAGCTTGCCAACGTTAGCAGACATATTTGGTGCCTCTAACTCATCAGGAATCAAAGCAGGAAATGCAGCTAGCGCCGACATCATTTGGTTATCAACTGGGAATGGAAGTGGAACCTTTGACAAGTATTATTATGCAACAGCCACCTTTCCATTCACGGCTGGTTGGAAAAATGTCAATACAGGTAACACTAATGCTGCCAATACTCCAGTTTATCACCACGAAGCAATGTTGATACAGCGCCGCGAAGTGACTGATCTGGCCTTAACATTTTCGGGTGCAGTGAAGACTAGTCCCACAACGATACCGATTTTTACGGGCTATAACTATGTGGAGAGATCGTTTCCTGCCTTGGCTACGTTAGGCAACTGCGGACTATCTGCTTTCCTAACGCATGGTAATGCAGCGAGCGCAGATATTGTTTGGCTTCCAAATAGTTCCGGTGCATATGACAAGTACTTTTATGCAACGGCTACTTTCCCCTTTACTGCTGGTTGGAAAAATGTAAACACTGGTAACACTGATGCTAGCAGCACGGCACTAACTACGGGGTTCATTATTCAACGCCGAGGTGGCAACACAAATCTTAAACTCACGCCTGACGCTGCCTACAGCTCTCTCTAA
- a CDS encoding helix-hairpin-helix domain-containing protein, whose translation MQRYLQRLDINQATQQQIVALPGIGPVLAKAILKKRPFHRVEDLAEVKGIGSHLLERLEPLIRAEALPTRFRFGKPVFPPSER comes from the coding sequence ATGCAGCGTTATCTTCAGCGCCTGGACATCAATCAGGCCACGCAGCAGCAGATCGTGGCGCTGCCTGGAATCGGCCCCGTTTTGGCAAAAGCGATCCTGAAAAAACGTCCGTTTCATCGCGTGGAAGACCTCGCGGAAGTGAAGGGAATCGGTTCCCATTTGCTGGAGCGCCTTGAGCCCCTCATCCGCGCAGAGGCGCTGCCCACGCGCTTCCGCTTCGGCAAGCCAGTCTTCCCACCTTCAGAACGATGA
- a CDS encoding trypsin-like peptidase domain-containing protein produces MKLLHLAQVLLFSATLLPTGILQAQDEEPVKLPVGEPVVAAQAPNEWAGIVNIEVSFLFPDYREPWNAGQPSSGTGTGFLIGKNRFLTNAHVVSNGTRIIIRTSDDPKPHPARIVHIAHDCDLALIEAEDGTPFEKLQPMTFGGIPRLNTEVIAVGYPIGGDRMSVTRGVVSRIDFRPYSHTGVDSHLSIQVDAAINPGNSGGPVVQNGKVVGVAFQGLTGRTAQNVGYMIPVPVIRRFLKDIEDGHYDHYVDLAVSDFAIQNAAQRHALGLADDGIGVMIGDSEPQGSLGEILRPGDVLLAIDGNPVLNNGLVRIEGDLVNMNEIAERKYAGDTIEISYMREGKKQSASTKLKRFDPYVKLGSQYNQRPRYVVYAGLVFQPLDRNLVDAHQIRDSSVNYIFERYLTDKLYVQRPDPVVLTSILPDEVNTWIAPYAPGIVEEINGMPIKTLADVQTALSKKDKPFIEIRLHEKSRPLILKRVFAESAHPRIMQTYNIQEDHFLGKE; encoded by the coding sequence ATGAAACTACTCCATCTCGCCCAAGTCCTGCTTTTTTCTGCGACGCTTCTGCCCACCGGCATCCTGCAGGCACAGGACGAGGAGCCCGTGAAACTACCTGTCGGGGAACCTGTCGTAGCCGCGCAGGCCCCCAATGAATGGGCGGGCATCGTCAATATCGAGGTCTCCTTCCTCTTCCCAGATTACCGCGAGCCCTGGAACGCAGGCCAGCCCTCCTCCGGCACGGGGACGGGCTTCCTCATCGGCAAAAACCGTTTCCTCACCAATGCCCATGTCGTCAGCAATGGCACCCGCATCATCATCCGCACGAGCGATGATCCGAAGCCTCACCCGGCCCGCATCGTCCACATCGCCCATGATTGCGACCTCGCCCTCATCGAGGCGGAAGACGGCACGCCCTTTGAAAAGCTCCAGCCCATGACCTTCGGCGGTATCCCGCGCCTGAATACAGAAGTCATCGCCGTCGGCTACCCCATCGGTGGAGACCGTATGTCCGTCACTCGTGGCGTCGTCTCCCGCATCGACTTCCGCCCATACAGCCACACCGGGGTGGACTCCCACCTTTCGATCCAGGTGGATGCCGCCATCAATCCGGGGAACTCGGGCGGCCCGGTGGTGCAAAATGGAAAGGTCGTCGGCGTCGCCTTCCAGGGCCTCACAGGCCGCACCGCACAAAATGTCGGCTACATGATCCCGGTGCCCGTCATCCGCCGCTTCCTCAAAGACATCGAAGACGGCCACTACGATCACTACGTGGACCTCGCCGTCAGCGATTTCGCCATCCAAAATGCTGCCCAGCGCCACGCCCTGGGGCTGGCAGATGACGGGATCGGCGTGATGATCGGTGACTCTGAGCCGCAGGGCAGTCTGGGCGAGATCCTCCGCCCAGGGGACGTCCTGCTCGCCATCGACGGCAATCCCGTCCTCAACAACGGTCTCGTCCGTATCGAAGGCGACCTCGTGAACATGAACGAGATCGCCGAGCGCAAATACGCAGGCGACACCATCGAGATCAGCTACATGCGTGAAGGCAAAAAACAAAGCGCCAGCACCAAGCTCAAGCGCTTCGACCCCTACGTGAAGCTGGGCTCCCAGTACAATCAGCGCCCGCGCTACGTCGTCTATGCCGGCCTCGTCTTTCAGCCGCTCGATCGCAATCTCGTCGATGCACACCAGATCCGCGACTCCTCCGTGAACTACATCTTTGAGCGCTACCTCACGGACAAGCTCTACGTCCAGCGCCCAGACCCCGTCGTCCTCACCAGCATCCTCCCCGATGAAGTAAATACCTGGATCGCCCCCTACGCACCCGGCATCGTCGAAGAGATCAACGGCATGCCCATCAAAACCCTCGCCGATGTGCAGACCGCACTCTCCAAGAAAGACAAGCCCTTCATCGAGATCCGACTGCATGAGAAAAGCCGTCCGCTCATCCTGAAGCGAGTCTTCGCTGAGAGTGCCCATCCACGCATCATGCAGACCTACAACATCCAGGAAGACCACTTCCTAGGCAAAGAATAG